From a region of the Zingiber officinale cultivar Zhangliang chromosome 4B, Zo_v1.1, whole genome shotgun sequence genome:
- the LOC121977250 gene encoding flavonoid 3',5'-hydroxylase 1-like, with translation MALRRSPSQQLVGYPTFFVESWIQGSDTNCWLRINDSHTRTKQRRKKRETQSSAFTKINLQLIDFYDYFLTTASIDSYLLGGAALLLALHLLLRRWILRKPRSRLPLPPGPRGVPVLGALPLVGASAHSNLARLAARYGPIMSLRLGSHLCVVASDASSARAFLKTADAQFAHRPDPISARDVSYQRQNLAMSDATPTWKHMRKLCSFHLLGGKALADWAPTRRAEYRRLVDALRRLHDAGQPVPIFDLLICTLANVVGTIVIGGRVFDDHGDESNKFKDMLSDLLTGGAQFNVGDFFPSIAWMDLQGIRSKMLGVHKRFDALLTRLFEEHQRTRGSRRGAPDFVDKVMANKVSEDGATISDVNVRALICDLFTAGTDTSSVVVEWTFAEMLKNPAILRRLQTETEAVVGRDRLLDESDIPKLPYLQAVCKEGLRLHPSTPLMLPHFSHEDSEVAGFFIPKHTRLLVNVWAIGRDPAVWENPLAFDPDRFLPGGKGERYDPLGSDGNFGFIPFGAGRRSCVGKLVGMLFVQCLVGTLAHAFDWELPEGEEEIDMEAKPGLALPKAVPLKAFARPRLSPAAYV, from the exons ATGGCACTCCGCCGTTCTCCTTCGCAGCAGCTTGTGGGATACCCGACATTTTTTGTAGAATCGTGGattcaaggctctgataccaattgttggctcaGAATCAATGATTCGCACACACGcacaaagcaaagaagaaagaaaagagaaacacAGAGCAGTGccttcacaaaaataaacttgcaGTTAATTGATTTCTAC gattattTTCTCACAACCGCCAGCATCGACTCCTACCTTTTGGGCGGCGCCGCCCTCTTGCTCgccctccacctcctcctccgccggtgGATCCTCCGCAAGCCCCGGTCACGCCTCCCGCTGCCGCCGGGGCCTCGCGGCGTTCCCGTGCTGGGCGCCCTCCCCCTCGTCGGCGCAAGCGCGCACTCGAACCTCGCCCGGCTCGCCGCCCGGTACGGCCCCATCATGTCGCTCCGCCTCGGCTCCCACCTCTGCGTCGTCGCCTCCGACGCCTCCTCCGCCCGCGCCTTCCTCAAGACCGCCGACGCGCAGTTCGCCCACCGTCCCGACCCCATCAGCGCCCGCGACGTCAGCTACCAGCGCCAGAACCTGGCCATGTCCGACGCCACCCCGACGTGGAAGCACATGCGCAAGCTGTGCAGCTTCCACCTGCTCGGAGGCAAGGCCCTCGCCGACTGGGCCCCCACTCGCCGCGCCGAGTACCGCCGCCTCGTCGACGCCCTCCGCCGCCTCCACGACGCCGGCCAGCCCGTTCCCATCTTCGACCTGCTCATCTGCACCCTCGCCAACGTGGTGGGGACCATCGTCATCGGCGGAAGGGTCTTCGACGACCACGGCGACGAGTCCAACAAGTTCAAGGACATGCTCTCCGACTTGCTCACCGGCGGCGCGCAGTTCAACGTCGGCGACTTTTTCCCCTCGATTGCGTGGATGGACCTTCAG GGTATTCGATCGAAGATGCTCGGCGTGCACAAGAGATTTGATGCCCTATTGACGAGGTTGTTCGAGGAGCACCAAAGAACAAGGGGGAGTCGCCGTGGCGCCCCCGACTTCGTCGACAAAGTGATGGCCAACAAGGTGTCGGAAGACGGCGCCACCATCTCCGACGTCAACGTCCGAGCCCTCATTTGT GATCTGTTCACTGCGGGCACTGACACATCATCGGTCGTGGTAGAATGGACCTTCGCGGAGATGCTGAAGAACCCGGCGATCCTCCGTCGCCTGCAGACCGAGACGGAGGCGGTGGTGGGGCGCGACCGCCTGCTCGACGAATCCGACATCCCCAAGCTACCATACCTGCAGGCGGTGTGCAAGGAGGGGCTGCGCCTGCACCCGTCGACGCCGCTGATGCTGCCCCACTTCAGCCACGAGGACTCCGAGGTGGCCGGCTTCTTCATCCCCAAGCACACGCGGCTGCTGGTCAACGTGTGGGCTATCGGCCGCGACCCCGCCGTGTGGGAGAACCCGCTGGCCTTTGACCCCGACCGATTCCTCCCAGGCGGGAAGGGAGAGCGGTACGACCCTCTGGGCAGCGACGGCAACTTCGGGTTCATCCCCTTCGGGGCGGGCCGTCGGTCGTGCGTCGGCAAGCTGGTTGGGATGCTGTTCGTGCAGTGCTTGGTGGGCACGCTGGCGCACGCCTTCGACTGGGAGCTTCCGGAGGGGGAGGAggagatcgacatggaagcaaaGCCGGGGCTGGCGCTCCCCAAGGCAGTGCCGCTCAAGGCCTTCGCCCGCCCGCGCTTGTCGCCGGCGGCGTATGTTTGA